Proteins encoded by one window of Blautia argi:
- a CDS encoding Ppx/GppA phosphatase family protein, with protein MGVKTFAAIDVGSYNVCMDIYEISPRNGIRCINEVRSRLEIGRETYGEGKITFATAKELCRVLRDFTEIMKEYQVEEYRACATSTLQEAQNVWLVMEQVYQKTGIRVEILSNSEQRFYGYKSVAAKEASFEKIIQKGTAVMEVGGGNVQISLFDKDTLVTTQNFKMGSLRIKELLLPLEKETVHYERLVEELVHNQILGFKKLHVKDRKIEHIILMGNTFTERLFEKKESMTESRTISLETFMEEYRWVMAHSAEEVSVKLGVSLEYAEIMVPGMIIYRVFIEELGGQTMWLPGTHLNDGVAYDYAERRKLMKSKHNFENDILVSARNIAKRYMSSKNHTQAVAQNALAIFDGMKKLHGMGKRERLLLQIAILLHDCGNYISLSNASECAYEIIMSTEIIGLSHKERKMIAHMVKFIKMPFQYYGSADSRSEIDRKGYMTVAKLTAIIRVANVLDRSHRQKIEEIRAAVKEQELVLTVSAKEDLTLERGLLPEQADFFEEIFSIRPVLKVRMRK; from the coding sequence ATGGGAGTGAAAACATTTGCAGCGATTGACGTAGGTTCTTACAATGTATGTATGGATATTTATGAAATTTCTCCGCGGAATGGGATTCGGTGTATAAACGAAGTGAGAAGCCGTCTGGAAATCGGGAGAGAAACCTATGGTGAAGGGAAGATTACCTTTGCTACAGCAAAGGAGCTTTGCCGTGTCCTTCGTGATTTTACAGAGATTATGAAGGAATATCAGGTAGAGGAGTATCGGGCATGTGCCACCAGTACGCTTCAAGAGGCGCAGAATGTATGGCTGGTTATGGAACAGGTGTATCAGAAAACAGGTATCCGGGTAGAGATTTTAAGCAACTCGGAACAGCGCTTTTACGGCTATAAATCCGTAGCTGCAAAGGAAGCTTCTTTTGAAAAAATCATTCAGAAGGGCACGGCAGTTATGGAGGTAGGAGGGGGAAATGTACAAATTTCCCTGTTTGATAAGGATACTCTTGTTACTACTCAGAATTTTAAAATGGGAAGCCTGCGAATCAAGGAGCTTCTGCTTCCTCTGGAAAAGGAAACCGTACATTATGAACGCCTGGTGGAAGAGCTGGTACATAACCAGATTTTGGGTTTTAAAAAGCTGCATGTAAAGGATCGCAAAATAGAGCACATTATTCTTATGGGAAATACCTTTACGGAAAGACTGTTTGAGAAAAAAGAGAGTATGACAGAGAGCAGAACCATCAGCCTTGAAACCTTTATGGAGGAATATAGATGGGTGATGGCGCATTCTGCGGAAGAGGTATCAGTAAAGCTGGGAGTTTCTCTGGAGTATGCAGAGATTATGGTACCTGGCATGATTATTTACCGTGTATTTATTGAGGAGCTGGGCGGACAGACCATGTGGCTTCCGGGAACGCACTTAAACGATGGAGTGGCTTATGATTATGCGGAGCGACGCAAACTGATGAAAAGCAAGCACAATTTTGAAAATGACATTCTGGTTTCAGCGAGAAATATTGCCAAGCGATATATGAGCAGCAAAAATCATACCCAGGCAGTGGCGCAGAATGCACTTGCCATTTTTGACGGCATGAAGAAGCTTCACGGTATGGGGAAAAGAGAGCGGCTGCTCTTACAGATTGCTATCTTGTTGCATGACTGCGGCAATTATATCAGTCTGAGCAATGCTTCAGAATGTGCATATGAAATCATTATGTCCACGGAGATTATCGGACTGTCCCACAAGGAACGAAAGATGATTGCCCATATGGTGAAATTTATTAAAATGCCTTTTCAGTATTATGGAAGCGCAGATTCCAGATCTGAGATAGACCGCAAGGGCTATATGACGGTAGCAAAGCTGACAGCCATTATCCGGGTGGCAAATGTGCTGGATAGAAGCCACAGACAGAAAATTGAGGAAATCCGGGCTGCAGTAAAGGAGCAGGAGTTGGTGCTTACCGTTTCTGCAAAAGAGGATTTGACGCTGGAGAGAGGACTTTTGCCAGAGCAGGCAGATTTCTTTGAAGAGATTTTCAGTATCCGCCCTGTACTGAAGGTAAGAATGAGGAAATAA
- a CDS encoding RNA degradosome polyphosphate kinase has product MEFKAYTKPEYYRNRELSWVGFNERVLSEARDKSLPLFERLKFLSITASNLDEFFMIRVASLKDMVHAKYTKPDIAGLSPKEQLERLAPVLKEFIHTQYSTYNRSLLPGLKKAGLVVVEKHENLSKEQKSFADKYFDETIYPVLTPMAMDSARPFPLIRNKTLNIGALIAKKNKKDKEELEFATVQVPSVLPRIVELPEEKNGKQTVILLEEIIERNIGKLFLSNQVVCACPYRIIRNADLTIDEDEAADLLNEIQKQLKKRQWGEVIRLDVNEKMDPRLLKILKTEFKVKEEDVFAVNGPLDLTFLMKLYGLEGFETWKLSQHVPAPVPQMMAEEDIFTQIRKQDILLHHPFMTFAPVVDFVRQASKDPQVLAIKQTLYRVSGNSPIIAALAQAAENGKQVTVLVELKARFDEENNIVWAKKLEKAGCHVIYGLLGLKTHSKITLVVRKEEEGIRRYVHLGTGNYNDSTAKLYTDCGLLTCSEKIGEDATAVFNMLSGYSEPKSWNKLAVAPIWLRDRFLHLIEMEQKEALEGRRARIVAKMNSLCDRDIIAALYAASAAGVQIDLIIRGICCLKTGIPGVSENITVRSIVGNYLEHSRIFYFYSGGREQIFMGSADWMPRNLDKRVEIVFPVEDKDIKEEVKHILEIQLADNVKAHVLQPDGTYEKIDKRGKQLINSQEYFCEEADEKAKIPMHTGDERVFVPAEAPEEE; this is encoded by the coding sequence ATGGAATTTAAGGCATATACAAAGCCGGAATATTACCGCAACAGAGAATTGAGCTGGGTAGGGTTTAATGAAAGAGTGCTGTCTGAGGCAAGGGATAAAAGCCTGCCCTTATTTGAACGCCTGAAGTTTTTGAGCATTACGGCCTCTAATCTGGACGAATTTTTCATGATTCGGGTTGCTTCTTTAAAGGATATGGTTCATGCAAAATATACAAAACCGGATATTGCAGGGCTTTCTCCAAAGGAACAGCTTGAAAGACTGGCGCCTGTATTAAAGGAGTTTATTCATACCCAGTACAGTACCTATAATCGTTCTCTCTTGCCGGGGCTGAAAAAGGCAGGGCTGGTGGTTGTAGAAAAGCATGAAAATTTAAGCAAGGAGCAGAAAAGCTTTGCGGATAAATACTTTGATGAAACCATTTATCCGGTACTGACTCCCATGGCGATGGACAGCGCGAGGCCATTTCCTCTTATCCGCAATAAAACTTTAAATATTGGCGCACTGATTGCAAAGAAAAATAAAAAGGATAAAGAGGAACTGGAATTTGCTACTGTGCAGGTGCCTTCCGTGCTTCCAAGAATCGTGGAGCTTCCTGAAGAGAAGAATGGAAAGCAAACTGTAATTCTTCTGGAGGAAATTATAGAGAGAAACATTGGTAAGCTGTTTTTAAGTAATCAGGTGGTGTGCGCCTGCCCTTACCGTATTATCCGAAATGCGGATTTAACCATTGATGAGGACGAGGCAGCAGACCTTTTAAACGAGATTCAAAAACAGTTGAAAAAAAGGCAGTGGGGCGAGGTTATCAGACTGGATGTCAACGAAAAAATGGATCCCCGCCTGCTTAAAATCTTAAAAACAGAGTTTAAAGTAAAGGAAGAAGACGTATTTGCCGTCAACGGACCTCTGGATCTGACTTTCCTTATGAAGTTGTATGGGTTGGAGGGGTTTGAAACTTGGAAGCTTTCCCAGCATGTACCTGCGCCGGTGCCGCAGATGATGGCAGAGGAGGATATTTTTACCCAGATACGAAAACAGGATATTTTGCTTCATCACCCGTTTATGACTTTTGCTCCTGTGGTGGATTTTGTCCGTCAGGCATCAAAAGACCCGCAGGTGCTTGCCATCAAGCAGACCCTGTACCGCGTCAGTGGCAATTCTCCCATTATTGCAGCTTTGGCGCAGGCAGCGGAAAACGGCAAGCAGGTCACTGTGCTGGTGGAATTAAAGGCGCGTTTTGATGAGGAGAACAATATTGTGTGGGCGAAGAAGCTGGAAAAAGCAGGCTGTCATGTCATTTACGGGCTGCTGGGATTGAAAACCCACAGTAAGATTACTCTGGTTGTGCGAAAGGAAGAGGAGGGAATCCGCAGATACGTGCATCTGGGAACCGGAAATTACAACGATTCTACAGCCAAGCTGTATACAGACTGCGGACTTCTTACCTGCTCGGAAAAAATCGGGGAGGACGCCACAGCGGTGTTTAACATGCTCTCCGGTTATTCTGAGCCGAAAAGCTGGAATAAATTAGCTGTAGCGCCTATCTGGCTTCGGGATCGCTTCCTGCATCTTATTGAAATGGAGCAAAAGGAGGCGCTGGAGGGACGCAGGGCAAGAATTGTGGCAAAAATGAATTCTCTCTGCGACCGGGACATTATTGCAGCCCTCTATGCAGCAAGTGCGGCAGGAGTACAGATTGATTTGATTATCCGCGGCATCTGCTGTCTGAAAACAGGGATTCCGGGTGTCAGTGAGAACATTACCGTGCGGTCTATTGTAGGGAATTATCTGGAACACAGCCGGATTTTCTATTTTTACAGCGGAGGCAGGGAGCAGATTTTCATGGGAAGCGCGGACTGGATGCCGCGAAATCTGGATAAGAGAGTGGAAATCGTGTTTCCGGTAGAGGATAAGGATATTAAAGAAGAAGTAAAGCATATTCTGGAAATTCAGCTTGCAGATAATGTAAAAGCCCATGTTCTGCAACCGGACGGAACCTATGAAAAAATTGACAAGAGAGGAAAACAGTTGATAAATTCACAGGAATACTTCTGTGAAGAAGCTGATGAAAAAGCAAAAATACCGATGCATACAGGAGATGAACGGGTCTTTGTTCCAGCAGAGGCACCGGAAGAAGAATAA